Part of the Nothobranchius furzeri strain GRZ-AD chromosome 2, NfurGRZ-RIMD1, whole genome shotgun sequence genome, CCATGTCCTGTCCCTACCAAAATAGTCCTCAGCAGGGGGGTGGTTCATGTCATACACCAGCTTCTTGGTTAGCCGCTCCAGCTCCTCCTCAGGCCTTGTCgttgctgccccctgctggaggGTAGAAGGAACACTTATTTCTGAGGCCCACGAGCAGATGTGGGGATGCAGATGTGTGTCTACCTTGTTGGACTGATAGGACGTCTGCACAGACCCAGTCTGAGTCTTCTCCATCCCTCTTTTCTGCAGAGGGACCTGGTTGACTCTTGCCCCTGCCCCTATGCTGCTGCCTTTGTACCCCCCCTCTGGGAGCATCTCCTGACCCTGTGAGACAGGATGAGGGGGGTACCAGCCCTGTGGACAGCTCTGAGTCTGTGCtgggggtcttgacacatgttggcGAGGAGGGGGAGGGGTGTAGGCCTGCTCCGCCTGCCTGCCGCTCTGAGAGTAGGTGACGGGCTGCGCCGTCTTTACCTGAACGCTGAAGCGAGGCCCGGTGGGGGTGGAGGCTGTGGTGTAGGAGGCCGGCACAGGCTGGGGGTAGGGCTTAGGGCTAGAGGAGGAGTAGTAGTCCTGCTGGTGGGAGTACTGGGGGGTCTGGTGCTCTCCGGGGTAGGGGGGAGCCGGGTGGTACTGAGAGTTGTAGCCGATGGCCGTCCGAACCTGAGGAGGCGCTGAGCTCTGGTGTGCAGGTTTGTAATGATCTCCTGAGATGTATTTGTTGTAAGGCACGTTGTCGTAGAGCTGCAGGAGGCAAAAACATTACACTACCAGCGTGATCACGGAGGGGTTCAGAATTTAAACTGGTTCTGTTCTCACCTGGGAGCTGGAGTCCTGCGGGTGGCTGTCCAGATCAGCCAGCATGCTGGTGAGGGAGTCGATGTCAGCGTCAATCTTGGAGTGGTAGCTGACCGGCTTCTCGGGACCACGGTGCTAACAAAACAGCAGCACCAGCATCCGGGATCAGACCCGACCAGAAGCAGAACAACCTCCCCACCCCCACGGCTGTGTTTTCAGAAGCTGCTGTTGGATTTTAAAACTAAACTTCAAACAAAGCGTTTTCCATAAAAAGGCTCCAGGAGGAGAAATAAGTGATCACATGACTTTTCGAAGTCATTCTGTCGTCTCGGTAACCCTCACAAGTCGAATGATGAGCATCTGGATTTCTGGAGCACATTTTTCactttttctgattttttttaagcAAAGGCGACCTTCGTGACACTTAAGGTGTGAAGTCCTGCTGAAAGTGTTAAACATCAGCTTGTTCCTGCACGACCCCAGCACACAGTTCAACAGACACCAGAGACGCAGCAAACAAAGGCATTCTGGGCATTCAGATCCACAAACATCAGACATAATACATAAATAATATAAACCCAACTACACCGTTTCTCCCTCATGACTGCAGTTCACTAGATAAAATCACATTTTAGATAAACAATGTGCAATTTGCTCCTAAAGTAACAGCGTGCAACTGAAGAATTGCTGAATGCCATGAACCTATTAAGGCCGTTTTTGTTTACGTCTGGTTTCCATGACAGATTCAGGAAAACTAataaataagcagtttgtgcTGCAGGAGCGTCTGCGCTTCTTGTGCTGACAGTTTAGAGTCCGAAGGTTCAGTTTAAAGGATTTAAGATAAATCAGAGGCGAAAACTAAAGGAGGTCCACCCACCATCAGATGGTAGCCGTCCACGTGAGGGCTCCAGGTTCGGTCCTCCGTGGGgccgtgaggaggaggaggagggtagtAGTGATCACCTGGAGAGCGATGAACCGGACCACCTGTTGTCCAGAGAATAAATAATGAAACATTTTCATTCATAATTatcaaagaaaaaaagaggaacaTCCTGATTGGCAGTAGGTTTTCTGCAACACTAGAATAAGAAAAAGTAGTAAAAGAGAACGATTAAAATTGTAAACGCGTGCCCAAGTCTGGGGCGTTGTTGGTGACGTTATTGTGAGATAACAGCTCAGAGCTGGTTCTTTATTCAGTTACAGTCTGTTAATGCTGTCCTCTTTCATCCGTAG contains:
- the trip6 gene encoding thyroid receptor-interacting protein 6 isoform X2 translates to MSGPTWLPPRTLDSPERAVPPMSHAAAGAAMYQAPNKKGTPDFRPKYPYDQNGGGMSSRYVSAGSTGGPVHRSPGDHYYPPPPPHGPTEDRTWSPHVDGYHLMHRGPEKPVSYHSKIDADIDSLTSMLADLDSHPQDSSSQLYDNVPYNKYISGDHYKPAHQSSAPPQVRTAIGYNSQYHPAPPYPGEHQTPQYSHQQDYYSSSSPKPYPQPVPASYTTASTPTGPRFSVQVKTAQPVTYSQSGRQAEQAYTPPPPRQHVSRPPAQTQSCPQGWYPPHPVSQGQEMLPEGGYKGSSIGAGARVNQVPLQKRGMEKTQTGSVQTSYQSNKGAATTRPEEELERLTKKLVYDMNHPPAEDYFGRCARCGDNVVGDGSGCIAMEQVFHVECFTCITCHARLRGQPFYALEKKSYCESCYISTLERCSKCSKPILDRILRAMGKAYHPRCFSCVVCNCCLDGVPFTVDATSQIHCIDDFHRKYAPRCSVCGEAIMPEPGQEETVRIVALDRSFHVNCYVCEECGLLLSSEGEGRGCYPLDGHILCKSCSARRIQDLSAKISTDC
- the trip6 gene encoding thyroid receptor-interacting protein 6 isoform X1; the protein is MSGPTWLPPRTLDSPERAVPPMSHAAAGAAMYQAPNKKGTPDFRPKYPYDQNGGGMSSRYVSAGSTGGPVHRSPGDHYYPPPPPHGPTEDRTWSPHVDGYHLMHRGPEKPVSYHSKIDADIDSLTSMLADLDSHPQDSSSQLYDNVPYNKYISGDHYKPAHQSSAPPQVRTAIGYNSQYHPAPPYPGEHQTPQYSHQQDYYSSSSPKPYPQPVPASYTTASTPTGPRFSVQVKTAQPVTYSQSGRQAEQAYTPPPPRQHVSRPPAQTQSCPQGWYPPHPVSQGQEMLPEGGYKGSSIGAGARVNQVPLQKRGMEKTQTGSVQTSYQSNKQGAATTRPEEELERLTKKLVYDMNHPPAEDYFGRCARCGDNVVGDGSGCIAMEQVFHVECFTCITCHARLRGQPFYALEKKSYCESCYISTLERCSKCSKPILDRILRAMGKAYHPRCFSCVVCNCCLDGVPFTVDATSQIHCIDDFHRKYAPRCSVCGEAIMPEPGQEETVRIVALDRSFHVNCYVCEECGLLLSSEGEGRGCYPLDGHILCKSCSARRIQDLSAKISTDC